Proteins from one Drosophila gunungcola strain Sukarami chromosome 3R, Dgunungcola_SK_2, whole genome shotgun sequence genomic window:
- the LOC128260427 gene encoding putative cysteine proteinase CG12163 isoform X1, whose protein sequence is MRLLAAATVALVLLLGQAAGEELTEERAGQEQGDAESAATTETTTDQAVTEPPIKLVHVLNPGEREYLSPNLIGVQNIAMTFLPLSMNFVNVIDAFREITAGVRYEILLNAVDTKAKQPAEADTICRLVILEKPWLRTQWGDKHRELVNSNCSDSAENSVTGDPAEKARLLNEKYVLRSRRSLNDIPLGEHKPYDEEAAKAQLQESLDKLTAGEGPHYKIVKVYSASRRVVSGTLTRIDADLIDGSHSQHRCIVEIWSQPWLANNEITFKCRNQPVVQARHSRSVEWAEKKTHKKHSHRALDKVEHLFHKFQVRFGRRYVSTAERQMRLRIFRQNMKTIGELNANEMGSAKYGITEFADMTSSEYKERTGLWQRDEAKATGGSAAVVPAYSGELPKEFDWRHKNAVTQVKNQGSCGSCWAFSVTGNIEGLYAVKNGELKEFSEQELLDCDTTDSACNGGLMDNAYKAIKDIGGLEYEAEYPYKAKKNQCHFNKTLSHVQVSGFVDLPKGNETAMQEWLLTNGPISIGINANAMQFYRGGVSHPWKTLCSKKNLDHGVLVVGYGVSDYPNFHKTLPYWIVKNSWGPRWGEQGYYRVYRGDNTCGVSEMATSAVLA, encoded by the exons AGCGCGGCAACTACAGAAACGACTACGGACCAGGCGGTGACCGAGCCGCCGATCAAGCTGGTCCATGTCTTGAATCCCGGGGAGCGGGAGTATCTGTCGCCCAACCTGATTGGCGTTCAGAACATAGCCATGACCTTCTTGCCGCTGTCGATGAACTTTGTGAATGTCATCGATGCCTTCCGGGAGATTACCGCCGGAGTGCGCTACGAGATCCTGCTGAACGCGGTTGACACGAAGGCGAAGCAACCGGCGGAGGCGGACACCATCTGCCGGCTGGTCATCCTGGAGAAACCCTGGCTGCGCACCCAATGGGGTGACAAACATCGCGAGCTGGTCAACTCGAATTGCAGCGATTCGGCGGAGAACTCGGTGACGGGCGATCCGGCGGAGAAGGCACGACTGCTCAACGAGAAATAC GTGCTTCGCAGCAGACGCAGCTTGAACGACATTCCCCTGGGCGAGCATAAGCCTTATGATGAGGAGGCGGCAAAGGCGCAACTTCAGGAGTCCCTCGACAAACTTACCGCCGGAGAGGGACCACATTACAA AATAGTGAAAGTTTACTCAGCTTCTCGGCGGGTTGTGTCGGGCACCTTGACCCGCATCGATGCAGACCTAATCGATGGGTCGCACTCCCAGCACCGTTGCATCGTGGAGATCTGGTCGCAACCCTGGCTGGCGAATAACGAAATCACCTTCAAGTGCCGCAACCAGCCGGTGGTGCAGGCCCGTCACAGCCGATCCGTGGAGTGGGCCGAGAAGAAGACGCACAAAAAGCACAGCCACCGGGCGCTGGACAAGGTTGAGCACCTGTTCCACAAGTTCCAGGTGCGGTTTGGCCGCCGCTACGTGAGCACCGCCGAACGCCAGATGCGCCTGCGCATCTTCCGCCAGAACATGAAGACCATCGGGGAGCTGAACGCCAACGAGATGGGTAGCGCAAAGTACGGCATCACGGAGTTCGCGGACATGACCAGCTCGGAGTACAAGGAACGCACGGGCCTGTGGCAGCGTGATGAGGCCAAGGCCACTGGCGGATCTGCGGCTGTGGTGCCGGCCTACTCCGGTGAACTGCCCAAGGAGTTCGACTGGCGGCACAAGAATGCTGTCACCCAGGTGAAGAACCAGGGATCATGTGGCTCGTGCTGGGCCTTCAGTGTGACGGGCAACATCGAAGGCCTGTACGCCGTGAAAAACGGCGAGCTGAAGGAGTTCTCCGAGCAGGAGCTGCTCGACTGTGATACCACGGACAGTGCCTGCAACGGTGGCCTCATGGACAATGCCTACAA AGCCATCAAGGACATTGGCGGCCTGGAGTACGAAGCCGAGTATCCCTACAAGGCGAAGAAGAATCAGTGCCACTTCAACAAGACCTTGTCCCACGTTCAGGTCTCCGGTTTTGTGGATCTGCCGAAAGGCAACGAGACCGCCATGCAGGAGTGGCTGCTCACCAATGGACCCATCTCGATTG GCATCAACGCCAACGCTATGCAGTTCTATCGCGGCGGCGTCTCACATCCCTGGAAGACCCTGTGCTCCAAGAAGAACCTCGACCACGGAGTGCTGGTTGTGGGCTATGGCGTCTCCGACTACCCCAACTTCCACAAGACCCTGCCCTACTGGATCGTGAAGAACTCGTGGGGTCCGCGCTGGGGAGAGCAGGGCTACTATCGCGTCTACCGCGGTGACAACACCTGCGGCGTCAGTGAGATGGCCACTTCAGCTGTGCTCGCCTAG
- the LOC128260536 gene encoding uncharacterized protein LOC128260536, with product MKQFALSTCIRRIWIMSGWLRQEAAAAACMLVVQRNQVELREEEDLKVEQQVVASGGEVGVDSQGGLRRVRMLDDYILPFECGL from the coding sequence ATGAAGCAATTTGCGCTGTCTACCTGCATTCGCCGTATTTGGATCATGTCGGGTTGGCTGCGCCAGGAGGCGGCTGCAGCAGCTTGCATGTTGGTGGTGCAACGCAATCAGGTGGAGCTGAGGGAGGAGGAGGATCTCAAGGTTGAGCAGCAGGTGGTAGCCAGTGGCGGCGAGGTGGGCGTCGACTCCCAAGGAGGGCTCCGCCGTGTACGCATGCTCGACGACTACATCCTGCCTTTTGAATGCGGCCTCTGA
- the LOC128260427 gene encoding putative cysteine proteinase CG12163 isoform X2, translating into MRLLAAATVALVLLLGQAAGEELTEERAGQEQGDAEVLRSRRSLNDIPLGEHKPYDEEAAKAQLQESLDKLTAGEGPHYKIVKVYSASRRVVSGTLTRIDADLIDGSHSQHRCIVEIWSQPWLANNEITFKCRNQPVVQARHSRSVEWAEKKTHKKHSHRALDKVEHLFHKFQVRFGRRYVSTAERQMRLRIFRQNMKTIGELNANEMGSAKYGITEFADMTSSEYKERTGLWQRDEAKATGGSAAVVPAYSGELPKEFDWRHKNAVTQVKNQGSCGSCWAFSVTGNIEGLYAVKNGELKEFSEQELLDCDTTDSACNGGLMDNAYKAIKDIGGLEYEAEYPYKAKKNQCHFNKTLSHVQVSGFVDLPKGNETAMQEWLLTNGPISIGINANAMQFYRGGVSHPWKTLCSKKNLDHGVLVVGYGVSDYPNFHKTLPYWIVKNSWGPRWGEQGYYRVYRGDNTCGVSEMATSAVLA; encoded by the exons GTGCTTCGCAGCAGACGCAGCTTGAACGACATTCCCCTGGGCGAGCATAAGCCTTATGATGAGGAGGCGGCAAAGGCGCAACTTCAGGAGTCCCTCGACAAACTTACCGCCGGAGAGGGACCACATTACAA AATAGTGAAAGTTTACTCAGCTTCTCGGCGGGTTGTGTCGGGCACCTTGACCCGCATCGATGCAGACCTAATCGATGGGTCGCACTCCCAGCACCGTTGCATCGTGGAGATCTGGTCGCAACCCTGGCTGGCGAATAACGAAATCACCTTCAAGTGCCGCAACCAGCCGGTGGTGCAGGCCCGTCACAGCCGATCCGTGGAGTGGGCCGAGAAGAAGACGCACAAAAAGCACAGCCACCGGGCGCTGGACAAGGTTGAGCACCTGTTCCACAAGTTCCAGGTGCGGTTTGGCCGCCGCTACGTGAGCACCGCCGAACGCCAGATGCGCCTGCGCATCTTCCGCCAGAACATGAAGACCATCGGGGAGCTGAACGCCAACGAGATGGGTAGCGCAAAGTACGGCATCACGGAGTTCGCGGACATGACCAGCTCGGAGTACAAGGAACGCACGGGCCTGTGGCAGCGTGATGAGGCCAAGGCCACTGGCGGATCTGCGGCTGTGGTGCCGGCCTACTCCGGTGAACTGCCCAAGGAGTTCGACTGGCGGCACAAGAATGCTGTCACCCAGGTGAAGAACCAGGGATCATGTGGCTCGTGCTGGGCCTTCAGTGTGACGGGCAACATCGAAGGCCTGTACGCCGTGAAAAACGGCGAGCTGAAGGAGTTCTCCGAGCAGGAGCTGCTCGACTGTGATACCACGGACAGTGCCTGCAACGGTGGCCTCATGGACAATGCCTACAA AGCCATCAAGGACATTGGCGGCCTGGAGTACGAAGCCGAGTATCCCTACAAGGCGAAGAAGAATCAGTGCCACTTCAACAAGACCTTGTCCCACGTTCAGGTCTCCGGTTTTGTGGATCTGCCGAAAGGCAACGAGACCGCCATGCAGGAGTGGCTGCTCACCAATGGACCCATCTCGATTG GCATCAACGCCAACGCTATGCAGTTCTATCGCGGCGGCGTCTCACATCCCTGGAAGACCCTGTGCTCCAAGAAGAACCTCGACCACGGAGTGCTGGTTGTGGGCTATGGCGTCTCCGACTACCCCAACTTCCACAAGACCCTGCCCTACTGGATCGTGAAGAACTCGTGGGGTCCGCGCTGGGGAGAGCAGGGCTACTATCGCGTCTACCGCGGTGACAACACCTGCGGCGTCAGTGAGATGGCCACTTCAGCTGTGCTCGCCTAG
- the LOC128260518 gene encoding MORN repeat-containing protein 4 homolog, which produces MAMDDYDDDMSSVGVTTARVENQHHQQQQHHHQQHGHHQHGQSQYSAGAVKVGGWRYEDASRYIGEWNQRGQKHGIGHLQFADGTRYDGQFQEGLSQGVGCLWFADGAKYEGEFHQGWFHGNGIFWRADGMKYEGEFRGGKIWGLGLLTFQDFTHGFPRNEGFFQDCRFMRRRRCPEVVQRAQKCALMARSQCEHPY; this is translated from the exons ATGGCCATGGACGACTACGATGATGACA TGAGCAGCGTGGGCGTGACCACGGCCCGGGTCGAGAACcaacatcatcagcagcagcagcaccaccaccagcagcatgGACACCACCAACATGGCCAGAGTCAGTACAGCGCGGGGGCGGTGAAAGTGGGCGGGTGGCGGTACGAGGATGCGAGTCGCTACATCGGCGAGTGGAACCAGCGCGGACAGAAGCACGGCATCGGGCATCTGCAGTTTGCCGATGGCACCCGATACGATGGCCAGTTCCAGGAGGGTCTCAGCCAAGGAGTGGGCTGCCTCTGGTTCGCGGATGGCGCCAA ATACGAAGGCGAATTTCATCAGGGATGGTTCCACGGCAATGGGATTTTCTGGCGGGCTGATGGAATGAAGTACGAGGGCGAGTTCCGTGGCGGCAAGATCTGGGGCCTGGGACTGCTGACGTTCCAGGACTTCACGCACGGTTTTCCCAGGAACGAGGGCTTCTTCCAAGACTGCCGTTTCATGAGAAGGCGTCGGTGTCCCGAGGTGGTGCAGCGGGCTCAGAAGTGCGCTCTAATGGCCCGTTCCCAGTGCGAACACCCCTACTAA
- the LOC128260422 gene encoding MMS19 nucleotide excision repair protein, producing the protein MTTPTRATLEKALKSDKKLVKAATQIAQDLASKAYDISTLAEELGFALSSPDMEERVAGTNLLSAVLVALPQDLLQERQLEFLSTFYMDRLRDHHNVMPAIIDGIDALVHMKALPRALVPQILQSFFEHTTCQSQTRGDRTKLFNIFKYLTINFKEELQTMAGDFVYGLINSIDGERDPRNLDIIFSFMPEFLSKYPLLHLAEEMFEIFACYFPLDFNPSKQDPASITRDGLAAKLTDCLVGNNEFAEGAVVLATEKLESELLVAKLDSIELLHQAALKFPPSVLEPHFDQIWQALKTETFPGNDNEEILKASLKALSALLERASHLPDISHSYQSSILGVILPHLSDVNQRLFHPASGIALVCVAGDAPYAADKILNSFLLKLQATDVVPEQRIKIYYIVSQVYKLCALRDSLQKLDTTIRESLQDDVIASLRLIEQEDFDAKQEDLELQKAALSVLNESAPVLSEKQRALVYKALVQLISHPSIDLDFTILTVSLGALQPVEVQSNFIDVCVRNFEIFSNFVKRKIYANLLPLLPQMAFSQRILDLVMTQSFKDTTAEPIRLLALEALNKLLLLGDQRFVVDLQQESNLLHKLIELGQHTEDLSLESLEQIAGALSRVTQQLPLSEQSAIVSEYLPGLDLTKSADLYITKGLLGYLHKDIALDDHFDRLLTDLTQLSLSTDNEQLRVIAHHLLCSMVNKMESNPANLGKVKKITQQLKTAIKKGDVRAVEILAWVAKGLVVAGFDEAAEIVGDLSDLLKHPNLSTAAALGFDIIAAEYPELDLPVIKFLYKQKLFHTIMGKMGSKLADYCVHHLKAFVYVLKATPQAVIKLNIEQLGPLLFKSLEEHNEAQSLCIALGICEKFVAQQDAYFQGHLAHLIPSCLELSKYKAQHTMQVRIAALQLLYDITKYPTFVLLPHKVDVTLALAAALDDPKRLVRNTAVKARNAWYLVGAASGD; encoded by the exons ATGACAACGCCCACGCGTGCCACCCTGGAGAAGGCTCTAAAGAGCGATAAGAAGCTTGTGAAGGCCGCCACCCAGATAGCCCAGG atTTGGCCTCCAAGGCCTACGACATATCCACCCTGGCCGAGGAGCTAGGCTTCGCTCTGTCCTCGCCTGACATGGAGGAGCGGGTGGCCGGAACCAACCTGCTGTCCGCCGTGCTGGTCGCCCTGCCGCAGGATCTGCTCCAGGAGCGGCAGTTGGAGTTCCTCAGCACCTTCTACATGGACCGCCTTCGGGACCACCACAACGTGATGCCGGCTATCATTGACGGTATCGATGCTTTGGTCCACATGAAGGCTCTGCCGCGCGCCCTAGTTCCCCAGATCCTGCAGTCCTTCTTCGAGCACACCACCTGCCAGTCGCAGACGCGTGGCGACCGCACCAAGTTATTCAACATCTTCAAGTACCTGACgatcaacttcaaggagg AGCTCCAGACGATGGCCGGTGACTTTGTGTACGGCCTGATAAACTCTATTGACGGCGAGCGTGATCCCCGTAACCTTGACATCATATTCAGCTTTATGCCCGAATTCTTGTCCAAGTATCCGCTGCTTCATTTGGCCGAAGAGATGTTCGAGATCTTCGCTTGCTACTTCCCATTAGACTTTAACCCCAGTAAGCAGGATCCGGCGTCCATAACCCGCGATGGACTGGCGGCGAAGTTGACCGATTGTCTGGTGGGCAACAACGAATTCGCGGAGGGTGCAGTGGTTCTAGCCACAGAGAAGCTGGAGAGCGAGCTGCTGGTAGCCAAACTGGACTCCATAGAGCTGCTG CACCAAGCTGCCTTGAAGTTCCCACCCTCTGTCTTGGAGCCGCACTTCGATCAAATCTGGCAGGCTCTGAAGACAGAGACCTTTCCCGGAAACGACAATGAGGAGATCCTCAAGGCCTCCCTCAAGGCTTTGTCTGCGCTCCTAGAGAGAGCTTCCCACTTACCCGACATAAGCCACAGCTACCAGAGCTCTATCCTGGGCGTAATCCTGCCACACCTCAGCGATGTCAATCAGCGTCTGTTTCATCCTGCCAGCGGCATCGCCTTGGTTTGTGTAGCTGGAGATGCACCCTACGCAGCGGACAAGATCCTCAACAGCTTTTTGCTGAAGTTGCAGGCCACGGATGTGGTGCCCGAACAGCGGATCAAGATCTATTACATAGTTAGCCAGGTCTATAAGCTGTGCGCTTTGCGTGATTCtctgcaaaaattggacacaACGATACGTGAATCCCTGCAGGACGATGTCATCGCTTCTTTGCGATTAATCGAACAGGAAGACTTCGATGCCAAGCAGGAGGATTTGGAGTTGCAGAAGGCGGCCCTTTCTGTGCTCAACGAAAGTGCTCCAGTTCTCAGTGAGAAGCAGCGTGCTTTAGTGTACAAAGCGCTTGTTCAGCTCATAAGCCACCCGTCCATCGATCTGGATTTCACCATACTAACAGTCAGCTTGGGAGCCCTGCAACCGGTGGAAGTGCAGTCAAACTTTATTGACGTCTGCGTGCGAAACTTTGAAATCTTCTCCAACTTTGTGAAGCGGAAGATTTATGCCAATTTGTTGCCCCTTCTGCCGCAGATGGCGTTTAGTCAGCGCATTTTGGATTTGGTAATGACCCAGTCGTTCAAGGACACAACCGCGGAGCCCATTCGCTTGCTGGCCCTCGAGGCGTTGAACAAACTGCTCCTCCTGGGAGATCAGCGCTTTGTTGTGGACTTGCAGCAGGAGTCCAATCTGCTGCACAAGCTCATTGAGCTGGGCCAGCACACGGAGGATCTGTCATTGGAGTCGCTGGAGCAGATTGCGGGAGCATTGAGCCGTGTCACCCAGCAACTGCCCCTCTCCGAACAGAGCGCGATTGTTAGCGAGTACCTTCCTGGACTCGACCTAACCAAGTCTGCGGATTTGTACATTACCAAGGGCCTGCTCGGCTACCTGCACAAAGACATCGCTCTGGACGACCACTTCGACCGGCTGCTAACCGACTTAACCCAGCTCTCCCTCAGCACGGACAATGAGCAGCTGCGCGTGATTGCTCATCACCTGCTTTGCAGCATGGTCAACAAAATGGAGAGCAATCCTGCGAACTTGGGGAAGGTCAAGAAGATTACACAGCAGCTGAAGACTGCCATCAAGAAAGGCGATGTGCGGGCGGTGGAGATCCTTGCCTGGGTGGCGAAGGGCCTGGTGGTCGCGGGATTCGATGAGGCTGCCGAAATTGTTGGCGAT CTCTCTGATCTTCTCAAGCATCCCAATTTGAGCACTGCCGCCGCCCTGGGATTCGACATAATTGCCGCGGAGTACCCGGAACTGGATTTGCCTGTGATTAAGTTCCTGTACAAGCAAAAGCTCTTCCACACAATCATGGGCAAGATGGGCAGCAAGCTGGCCGACTACTGTGTGCACCACCTCAAGGCTTTCGTCTACGTACTGAAGGCCACGCCGCAGGCGGTGATTAAGCTAAACATCGAGCAGTTGGGTCCGCTGCTGTTCAAGAGTTTGGAGGAGCACAACGAGGCGCAGTCGCTTTGCATTGCGCTGGGCATCTGTGAAAAGTTTGTGGCGCAGCAGGACGCATACTTCCAGGGGCACTTGGCTCATCTCATCCCCAGCTGCCTGGAGCTTTCCAAATACAAGGCGCAGCACACAATG CAAGTTCGCATTGCAGCGCTGCAGTTGCTCTACGACATTACCAAGTATCCCACCTTCGTCCTGTTGCCCCACAAAGTGGATGTTACACTGGCCCTGGCCGCTGCCTTGGATGATCCCAAGCGACTGGTGCGAAACACAGCGGTCAAGGCCAGGAATGCCTGGTACCTGGTTGGAGCAGCTAGTGGGGATTAG
- the LOC128258401 gene encoding proteasome subunit beta type-7 isoform X1, with translation MEINGENKCIMFNGIPTMMKYAARSPYQCGPSGFSFDNCLRNKGLVKNGISVPNCIGTGTTVAGVIYDGGVIIGADSRVTNGHIIPSKKNRKIYQLQSNIFAGGAGIAQDSAALMEVTRAQLELHRMNTGFRKVPVRCANQVMRQVLYRFDGKMVANVIIGGVDADFKTHLFCTRSDGTTDTVPFTSLGSGCMAAMSVLEARWEQNLDEESARDLVRDAVAVGVDNDLQSGNNVCLCIIRSDFSVHWEERALNKETPIRAFPLVIKPGCTTILSTIEHRVVPWGEALEGDECPGFRQEGLSLPPGPGNSRGDAGERVNRRHEYLGPPKAKRRRLE, from the exons ATGGAGATCAA tgGTGAAAATAAATGCATAATGTTTAATGGAATACCAACGATGATGAAATATGCAGCCCGATCGCCATATCAGTGCGGTCCAAGTGGCTTTAGTTTCGACAATTGTTTGCG CAACAAAGGACTTGTCAAAAACGGTATTTCGGTGCCGAATTGCATTGGCACCGGCACGACCGTTGCGGGGGTCATTTATGACGGAGGCGTGATCATTGGCGCGGATTCCAGGGTTACTAACGGACACATAATACCCTCGAAAAAAAATCGCAAAATTTATCAGCTACAGAGCAACATATT tGCCGGTGGTGCCGGAATCGCACAGGACTCGGCTGCCTTGATGGAGGTGACGAGGGCGCAGCTGGAGCTCCACCGCATGAACACCGGATTCCGCAAGGTGCCGGTGCGCTGCGCCAACCAAGTGATGAGGCAGGTGCTCTACCGCTTCGATGGAAAAATGGTGGCCAATGTGATCATCGGGGGCGTGGATGCagattttaaaacacatttattttgcaCCCGGTCCGATGGCACTACAGACACCGTGCCGTTCACGTCGCTGGGTTCCGGCTGTATGGCAGCCATGTCCGTACTGGAAGCACGCTGGGAACAAAATCTGGATGAGGAATCCGCCCGCGATCTGGTCCGCGATGCCGTAGCCGTCGGCGTAGACAACGACCTGCAGTCCGGTAACAATGTGTGTCTCTGCATCATTCGCTCAGACTTCTCGGTCCACTGGGAAGAGCGTGCCCTGAACAAGGAAACTCCGATTCGAGCCTTTCCGCTGGTTATCAAGCCCGGCTGCACTACCATTTTGTCCACTATCGAGCACAGGGTGGTGCCGTGGGGAGAGGCCTTGGAGGGGGACGAATGTCCTGGCTTCAGACAAGAAGGTCTCAGCTTACCACCTGGACCAGGAAATAGCCGTGGTGACGCTGGAGAAAGAGTCAATCGCAGGCACGAATATCTCGGCCCACCCAAGGCCAAAAGGAGGAGGTTGGAATAA
- the LOC128258401 gene encoding proteasome subunit beta type-7 isoform X2, with protein MEVTRAQLELHRMNTGFRKVPVRCANQVMRQVLYRFDGKMVANVIIGGVDADFKTHLFCTRSDGTTDTVPFTSLGSGCMAAMSVLEARWEQNLDEESARDLVRDAVAVGVDNDLQSGNNVCLCIIRSDFSVHWEERALNKETPIRAFPLVIKPGCTTILSTIEHRVVPWGEALEGDECPGFRQEGLSLPPGPGNSRGDAGERVNRRHEYLGPPKAKRRRLE; from the coding sequence ATGGAGGTGACGAGGGCGCAGCTGGAGCTCCACCGCATGAACACCGGATTCCGCAAGGTGCCGGTGCGCTGCGCCAACCAAGTGATGAGGCAGGTGCTCTACCGCTTCGATGGAAAAATGGTGGCCAATGTGATCATCGGGGGCGTGGATGCagattttaaaacacatttattttgcaCCCGGTCCGATGGCACTACAGACACCGTGCCGTTCACGTCGCTGGGTTCCGGCTGTATGGCAGCCATGTCCGTACTGGAAGCACGCTGGGAACAAAATCTGGATGAGGAATCCGCCCGCGATCTGGTCCGCGATGCCGTAGCCGTCGGCGTAGACAACGACCTGCAGTCCGGTAACAATGTGTGTCTCTGCATCATTCGCTCAGACTTCTCGGTCCACTGGGAAGAGCGTGCCCTGAACAAGGAAACTCCGATTCGAGCCTTTCCGCTGGTTATCAAGCCCGGCTGCACTACCATTTTGTCCACTATCGAGCACAGGGTGGTGCCGTGGGGAGAGGCCTTGGAGGGGGACGAATGTCCTGGCTTCAGACAAGAAGGTCTCAGCTTACCACCTGGACCAGGAAATAGCCGTGGTGACGCTGGAGAAAGAGTCAATCGCAGGCACGAATATCTCGGCCCACCCAAGGCCAAAAGGAGGAGGTTGGAATAA